The sequence CCCCGAGAGGAGCGACAACAATAGAACAATTTTTTTGTTCTTTCTGCACGACGTACACCGGTGCTTTCTGGCCGCCCACGTTCAGCCCCCGTCGCTGGCCGATGGTGTAGAACGGCAGGCCCTCATGCTGGCCGACGACAGTGCCGCTGAGAAGGGTGATCGGCCCTCCCTTCGCATCGCGAATGTGGCGGCGAAGGAAGGCAGCTGGTGATTTCTCTGGAAAGAAACAGAGATCCTGGCTCTCGCGGTACGTGGTGCGGTCAAAGGGAATGCCGAAGCGTTTGGCCAGGGCGAAGACCTCGGTCTTCTGTAGATTCCCCAAAGGAAAGACCGCGTGCTTCAGTTCTTTCTGCGTGAGGCGATGGAGGAAGTAACTCTGATCCTTCATCTTATCTTTGGCTTCAATCAGGGCTGAAACGATTTTTCCATCCTTCAGTTTTCTGCGGGTGACGCGGGCGTAATGACCGGTGGCGACCGCATCGCAGTGCAGGGATTTGGCGAGGATGAGCATGTGAGCGAACTTGAAGGTGCGATTGCAGAGGACGCAGGGGTTCGGGGTGAGCCCGCGGCGGCAGGCGGCGAGAAACGGATCCACCACGACTGACTTAAACTGCTCCTCGAGTGACAGGATGTGCAGGGGGATTCCGAGATTCTTTGCAACTGTTCTCATTCTCGATCGTGTCTGGGTGGTGCAGCACTTGCTCGAGAGAATCTGTGCGTCGGCCGGCGCGAGCGGATCGTGCCAGAGCTCCAGGTTCACCCCGATGACGTCGTGCCCCTGTTCCTTGAGCAGGCAGGCCACCACACTGGAATCCACCCCGCCTGACATGGCAACGAGAATGCGCATGGCGTCATCCTACCTTGTTACGTCTTCTCTTCAATAATCCCCGCCAATTTGCCATAATGCAGAGGTGATTGAAAAATTGCGCGCACTGGCAGGGGAGTACGGCCGCATCGAGCAGGAGATGCAGGACCCCGTTCTATTGGCTGATTCCAAGCGCATGACCCCGCTTGCCAGGCGTTACAGGGAGCTCGAACCTCTGGTGCGCCTGCTCAAAGAGTACGACCGGTGCGAGGCGGCCATCGCCTTTGCGGCGAAGGTGACGGAGCCGGATCTGAAACAGTTGGCGGAGGATGAGGCGGCTCTGGCGGTGACCCGCAGGGAGGAACTTCTCAAAGCAATGCGCGCGTTTCTCGTACCGAAAGATCCCCAGGACGAGCGCAACGTGATTCTGGAAGTGCGTGCGGGAACGGGGGGCGAGGAGGCGGCGCTCTTCGCCGCGGAGCTCCTGCGGATGTACCTGCGGTATGCCGAGCAGAAGAAGTGGCAGACGGAACTCGTGAGTAAGACGGATGCGGAGGGGGGAGGCATCAAGGAGGCCGTCGTACGCGTCGAGGGCCCGGCCTTCGGGGATTTTAAGTTCGAGTCGGGCGTACACCGCGTGCAGCGGATTCCTGAGACGGAGAAGAAGGGGCGCGTGCATACATCGGCGGCGACGGTCGCCGTTCTTCCCGAAGCGGAGGAGGTGGATATTGCCATTCGTCCTCAGGATTTGAGAATAGACACATTCAGGAGCGGTGGAGCCGGAGGACAGAACGTGAACAAGGTGGAGAGTGCCATCCGCATCACGCACATCCCGACGAATACAGTAGTGGCCTGCCAGACGGAGCGCAGCCAGCAGCGTAACCGTGAAATCGCGATGAGCCTGCTGCGCAGTCGTATCTATGAGGCGGAACGGGAGAAGCTGGCGAAGGAGCGCGGCGAAATGCGTGCGGGGCAGATCGGCTCGGGAGACAGGAGCGAGAAGATCCGTACCTACAATTTTCCGCAGGACCGCGTGACGGATCACCGCATCAACGAGAATTTCAGCAACCTGCCCGCGGTGATGGAGGGCGGGCTGGAGGGGGTGATCGAGGCACTGAAAAAGGCAGATCAGGACCGGAGAGTGGCTGCGGTGAGCTAAGGCTTTTTGATCTCTTCCCGTTGTGTCGCACTCGTCTCGACGATGCCGTCAATCGCTTTTGCAATCGCCTCAATGAATGTGGCGATCGTTGTCTCGGGTGTCACGTCTGTTTGCAGGGTGAAATGATCGACATGCAATTGATGCTTATCGAGCAGATCCTGGACATCCGTTTCCGTCTCGATCAGCACATCTGTGACCTCGAGTGAATCGGCACCCAGCTCTTGCAGGCGCAGCGTTTCATCCTCCAAATGATGTGCAGTCACGTC is a genomic window of Candidatus Peribacter riflensis containing:
- a CDS encoding tRNA (5-methylaminomethyl-2-thiouridylate)-methyltransferase, which encodes MRILVAMSGGVDSSVVACLLKEQGHDVIGVNLELWHDPLAPADAQILSSKCCTTQTRSRMRTVAKNLGIPLHILSLEEQFKSVVVDPFLAACRRGLTPNPCVLCNRTFKFAHMLILAKSLHCDAVATGHYARVTRRKLKDGKIVSALIEAKDKMKDQSYFLHRLTQKELKHAVFPLGNLQKTEVFALAKRFGIPFDRTTYRESQDLCFFPEKSPAAFLRRHIRDAKGGPITLLSGTVVGQHEGLPFYTIGQRRGLNVGGQKAPVYVVQKEQKNCSIVVAPLGAELQSSIEISSLTFTLEPLSKGRRHQLTARIRAKARKVHGVFIHNGQRGLFHFDRPVSAVTPGQSLVLYRGQEVLGGGIIQGRRRLPKIPA
- a CDS encoding peptide chain release factor 1, which gives rise to MIEKLRALAGEYGRIEQEMQDPVLLADSKRMTPLARRYRELEPLVRLLKEYDRCEAAIAFAAKVTEPDLKQLAEDEAALAVTRREELLKAMRAFLVPKDPQDERNVILEVRAGTGGEEAALFAAELLRMYLRYAEQKKWQTELVSKTDAEGGGIKEAVVRVEGPAFGDFKFESGVHRVQRIPETEKKGRVHTSAATVAVLPEAEEVDIAIRPQDLRIDTFRSGGAGGQNVNKVESAIRITHIPTNTVVACQTERSQQRNREIAMSLLRSRIYEAEREKLAKERGEMRAGQIGSGDRSEKIRTYNFPQDRVTDHRINENFSNLPAVMEGGLEGVIEALKKADQDRRVAAVS